The nucleotide window GTGGTTTTGCCTCCCGCGATTGAGCTGTACATGCGTAATATCCCAATCGAGCAGGCGCACAACCATATCGACCTGATGAATCCCATAAAAAAAGACACCGCCGTATTCAGAATCAATATCGCAAGGACCCGTCGAAACAACTGAAATAATGCGCCCGAGTTCTCGGACATCTTCTTGCAACTGCGCGAAAGACGCCTGCTTGGGCAAAACCGAAAAAGAACACACAGGCACATCGAGCTCACGCGCTCGAGCCAGAAACTCTTTGCCTTCATCGAGACGATAGCAAAACGGCTTATCGACAAAAAGTGGAATTTTGGCCTCCAGCAATGGGCGCACCGCAGGCAGGTGATATTTGGGATGGCGATGATCCACAATAGCCGCATCGACCTGCCCAATCAGATCTTCGGGATCTTGTACAATATGGGGAATCAGGCCCCGCTCCTGTGCATCTTTCGCATCGTCCGGCGTCTCTCCCCAAACATGTGTAACACTAAAACCGGACACCAGTCTATCAATATTAATCGTCTTTGCAATCGCCACAGTATGGCTATTCTCCGCCCCAATAATACCAATAGTGGGCATACAATACTCCTTTCAATTGTCAGTTATGGTAGGGCGCAGGCTAGTGCTGCGCCTGTGTCGTGCTTCTCAATGAACTGCTACGCAGTTGTACATCGTTCCTTAATTCCCAATTTTTAATTTTTAATTCAACTCCACAGCCTATCATTCACCTGTTCATCATACCACGCATCTGTCGGTTCAAAATAGCCCGGCAAATTGGGATTGATGTGCTCTTTAATCGCTTCCTCATTCAAATCAACGCCGAGTCCGGGTGTGTCAGGCACCTGAATATAACCATTTTGAACAATGGGATTGGACAAACCCGTAACAAGCGTATTCCAAGGCGGATAATCAACGGCGTGGCATTCCAGAACCAGAAAATTATTTGTCGCAGCCGCGCAATGCACACTCGCCATCGTCGCAACCGGCGTCGCCGCCATATGCAGAGCCATCGCAATGCCGTGTTCCTCCGCGTAATCCCCAATCCGCTTAGTTTCGAGAATCCCCCCGGACGTGGCGAGATCCGGGTGAATAATCGAAACGGCCTTATTATCGATCAGCGGCTTAAAATGTTCCAAAAGATAAATATCTTCACCCGTACAAACCGGAGTCGCCGTTGCGTTCTTGAGGCGCACCCATTGATCGGTCAGTTGCCACGGAATCATATCTTCCAGCCATGCGAGATTGAACCGCTCGAGTGCGCGCGCAAGGCGAATACACGACTCCACATTGATATGCCCAAAGTGATCCGCAGCCAGAGGAATCTCATACCCCACAATATCGCGCACAACGCCCACATATTGAACGAGAACATCGATCCCCTTATCGGTAAACTGAATACCCGTAAAAGGATGCATAACCTGCGTAGTTTCCAGCATACCCGCAGGAGAAGACACCGTATCCGGAATATCTTTGAGCAAACGCACGCCAATATCCATCTTCAAAAAAGTAAACCCCTGCTCCATGCGCGCCTTCAAGCGATTGCCCATCTCTTCGGGATTCGGCGTTGTGTGAGTATCGCAATAAATGCGGATCTGATCGCGGAATTTCCCACCTGCGAGCTGATAACAGGGCACGCCATAAGCCTTACCCGCCAGATCCATCAAAGCCATCTCCACGCCACACACGCCGCCACTCTGCCGAGCATGCCACCCGAACTGTTTGATCTTGCGAAACAGCTTATCCACATTACAGGGATTTTCACCCAAAAGCTGGCGCTTCAGTTGCAAAGCGTAAATATGACTGGCCCCATCGCGCACCTCTCCCAAGCCATAAATACCCTGATTGGTATCCAGGCGAATGAGCGTAGAGCGCATAGGCACACCGGAAAGATTGACAACGCGCATATCGGTAATTCTGAGATCCGATGGGGATGAATGGGTATTCATAAAATTCTCCTGTGTCTTCATCACGGTCGCATGGGCGACCCATCTGGCGCCCGCGTTTGCGTCCACATAATAACCTCATCTTCGGGCGGATATTTTGCAGCGAGATCCTCGTCAATATCAATGCCCAGACCGGGATCATCATTGGGATACATATAGCCCTCGCGCACCTCGGGCAGACCGGGAAACATATCATAGACGAGATCGTTGAAACGGCACCACTCCTGAATACCGAAATTGGGCGCCCATAGGTCAAGGTGCAAATTGGCCGCGTGACCAACAGGTGATGTATCTCCGGGACCGTGCCACGCCGTGCGCACATTGTACATATTGGCATAAGCAGCGACATTGCGCGCCGGGGTAATCCCCCCCATCTGGCTGACATGCATGCGAATAAAATCGATAAGCCGATCTTGAATAAGAGGCATCCACTCGTGCGGATGATTAAAAAGTTCGCCCATCGCCAGGGGCGTGGCGCACTGCGCGCGCATGTGGTGAAAATACGCATTGTCTTCCGGCGCGAGAGCATCTTCCAAAAAGAAAAGTTTGAAAGGCTCTACATCTTTGGCAAATTGGATGGCGTCAATCGGACGCAAACGCTCGTGAATATCGTGCAAAAGCTCAATCTCAGGCCCGATCTCCGCACGCACATGTTCGATCATATCGCACATACGACGGCAGTATTCTCGCGGGTGATAATAAGCACCATCGGGCGCACCATCGGGTTTTTGAATCGTATCTGACTGTCCCCCGTATCCCCCCATCTGCACGCGGATATGGCGATAGCCCTGTGCCATATAATGACGCACGCTATCCACCACTTCGTATTTGTCGCGCCCACTGGCATGAGCATACGTATCTGCCGCCTCGCGACACTTCCCGCCCAAAAGTTGATACACGGGCATACCCGCGCGCTTGCCCTTAATATCCCACAGAGCCTGATCCACCCCCGATATGGCATTATTGAGCACGGGACCATTGCGCCAGT belongs to Gemmatimonadota bacterium and includes:
- a CDS encoding Gfo/Idh/MocA family oxidoreductase; translated protein: MPTIGIIGAENSHTVAIAKTINIDRLVSGFSVTHVWGETPDDAKDAQERGLIPHIVQDPEDLIGQVDAAIVDHRHPKYHLPAVRPLLEAKIPLFVDKPFCYRLDEGKEFLARARELDVPVCSFSVLPKQASFAQLQEDVRELGRIISVVSTGPCDIDSEYGGVFFYGIHQVDMVVRLLDWDITHVQLNRGRQNHTATLYSASGAISTMNLIGEGRVGFHVSVIGEKGRTDRVISYDENTYLTGVLDFCHMFSTGKTDETDGSMLTPVAVLEALEKSQESGEKCEV
- a CDS encoding mandelate racemase/muconate lactonizing enzyme family protein → MKTQENFMNTHSSPSDLRITDMRVVNLSGVPMRSTLIRLDTNQGIYGLGEVRDGASHIYALQLKRQLLGENPCNVDKLFRKIKQFGWHARQSGGVCGVEMALMDLAGKAYGVPCYQLAGGKFRDQIRIYCDTHTTPNPEEMGNRLKARMEQGFTFLKMDIGVRLLKDIPDTVSSPAGMLETTQVMHPFTGIQFTDKGIDVLVQYVGVVRDIVGYEIPLAADHFGHINVESCIRLARALERFNLAWLEDMIPWQLTDQWVRLKNATATPVCTGEDIYLLEHFKPLIDNKAVSIIHPDLATSGGILETKRIGDYAEEHGIAMALHMAATPVATMASVHCAAATNNFLVLECHAVDYPPWNTLVTGLSNPIVQNGYIQVPDTPGLGVDLNEEAIKEHINPNLPGYFEPTDAWYDEQVNDRLWS
- a CDS encoding starvation-sensing protein RspA, giving the protein WRNGPVLNNAISGVDQALWDIKGKRAGMPVYQLLGGKCREAADTYAHASGRDKYEVVDSVRHYMAQGYRHIRVQMGGYGGQSDTIQKPDGAPDGAYYHPREYCRRMCDMIEHVRAEIGPEIELLHDIHERLRPIDAIQFAKDVEPFKLFFLEDALAPEDNAYFHHMRAQCATPLAMGELFNHPHEWMPLIQDRLIDFIRMHVSQMGGITPARNVAAYANMYNVRTAWHGPGDTSPVGHAANLHLDLWAPNFGIQEWCRFNDLVYDMFPGLPEVREGYMYPNDDPGLGIDIDEDLAAKYPPEDEVIMWTQTRAPDGSPMRP